In Falco biarmicus isolate bFalBia1 chromosome 5, bFalBia1.pri, whole genome shotgun sequence, a single genomic region encodes these proteins:
- the ECHDC3 gene encoding LOW QUALITY PROTEIN: enoyl-CoA hydratase domain-containing protein 3, mitochondrial (The sequence of the model RefSeq protein was modified relative to this genomic sequence to represent the inferred CDS: deleted 1 base in 1 codon) yields the protein MAATRLWRLRRPMAAAFSGAAAAGAGLPPPAGKLTVRRQAEGVRHIVLNNPRKRNALSLAMLQSLREDLLHDAKGRDLRVIIISAEGHVFCSGHDLKELSSEDDVKHHSQVFEICAEVMTLIQKLPVPVIAKVNGLATAAGCQLVASCDIAVASEKSQFATPGVNIGLFCSTPAVALGRSLPRKVALEMLFTGEPLSAQEALMHGLVSKVVPEDRLEEETMKISRKICESSKSVLALGKATFYRQMAQDLDTAYKMTTQVMMDNLTLRDGQEGIEAFIQKRKPIWSHSQDKKK from the exons ATGGCCGCCACCCGGCTGTGGCGACTGCGGAGGCCCatggctgctgccttcagcgGCGCCGCGGCCGCGGGAGccgggctgcccccccccgccgga AAGCTGACGGTCCGGCGGCAGGCGGAGGGCGTCCg ACACATTGTCTTGAACAACCCGCGGAAGAGAAACGCCCTGTCCCTCGCCATGCTGCAGTCCCTCAGGGAGGACCTGCTGCACGACGCCAAGGGCAGAGACCTCCGAGTTATCATCATTTCAG CTGAAGGACATGTGTTTTGTTCCGGCCATGATTTAAAGGAACTGTCAAGTGAAGATGATGTGAAGCATCATTCTCAAGTATTTGAAATATGTGCAGAG GTTATGACTTTAATCCAGAAACTTCCAGTACCAGTGATTGCCAAAGTAAATGGTTTGGCTACAGCAGCAGGCTGTCAGCTTGTGGCAAGCTGTGACATCGCAGTGGCAAGTGAGAAATCTCAATTTGCTACTCCGGGAGTAAACATTGGACTGTTTTGCTCCACACCAGCTGTAGCCTTGGGCCGATCTCTTCCCAGAAAG GTGGCACTAGAGATGCTTTTCACGGGTGAACCTCTTTCTGCCCAAGAAGCATTAATGCACGGGCTTGTCAGCAAGGTGGTACCTGAAGACAGGCTGGAAGAGGAGACCATGAAAATTTCTCGCAAGATATGTGAAAGCAGCAAATCTGTCCTGGCACTGGGGAAAGCCACCTTCTACAGACAGATGGCACAGGACCTCGATACTGCTTACAAAATGACTACTCAGGTCATGATGGACAATTTGACTCTGAGAGATGGGCAGGAAGGTATTGAAGCCTTTATTCAGAAACGTAAGCCCATCTGGTCACACTCTCAGGATAAGAAGAAATGA